The Rhododendron vialii isolate Sample 1 chromosome 3a, ASM3025357v1 nucleotide sequence tttctgttttttgGAAACATAAACAAACTATAACTCTACTTTGGTTGACTGTGGGTCATTACTCCTGTGTGAGTGTAACATTTCTGATAACTTACTAGTGAGAGACATCTGCTCTGGTTCTTCACTCTTCAGATTACAGAGTGTGTTGTAGTTATGCTTCAAATGAGGGGCAACTATTTTTTcctggaaaaataaaaaatacagtcgttcataaaaaaaagtgaaaaaccaTCAATTCTGCATGTGAATTGTGAATTCTTATAGGAATAGCACTGATACCTTGAAGACTTCATATGGGCAGACATCAGAATTATCACAACCCTAtccaaagaaaaggaaaacataatttaaaagttttgaaatcaACTCAGAAAGCCACAATAACACGAAAAATACGTCGAGCACAATGACAAAGCCTATAAAAATCACCTAGAATGGAAATGAGTTGGACAgaaataataaatttaaaagcCTTTGATACAGACACGGCAACATGCAAGTGAGCTATTTCCAACCAATCCATCAAACTACATCCTAGATAACTTTGAGAGCACATAATGGAATGTGATAAAACTccgaaaattttgaaaacagtcAACAAAAACTTACTGGCATTGGAACGGGATGTTCATTATGCAGTACTTGGACGAAGTACTTGCTTGAGGAATTATCTGGACAACTATAAAGTACCAGCATATTGTTTCCAGCAAAAGGCGCCACCTCACTGCCCCTCCAGTTTCTTCTCTGCGGCAGCTTTGGAGGGGGTTCTAAGGGTTGTTCCTTTTGTATTCTTTCAAAGTCTGAAATATTTGACAAATGTTCTTAATTATGATTTCCACATGGGGGAAAAATCCTTGAGAAGAAGATGTGCCATCATACAGAACTCAAATATGAGAACAAAAGTACTCACCGGATCCTTCAAGAAAGAGCCCAAGAAGACATGAAAATGGAAGGAGAGTTTCAGCGTGGGCGAAACGCATTCTTGCTTTTTCATAAGTTCCGGGAGCAAGTCCTTCTACGGTGACAGAAGGTAAAAATTATTCATGTATACTACCATTAACACATTATCGTTTTATTATGTAAAGCATTAACCAGATAGCAGACTTGATGTTACTTTGTAAAAGCCACAAGGATTTCCAATATTAAGCACAAAACACGAACTTTTTTGTCCCAACAAGTTTTGAAATAAATCAAGTGAAAAACTACATTATGATAATAAGACTAGGAGGACAATGACTGAACATCCTAGGATGACATCAAGTAGTTGCCAATATGATTATATTTACAAGTGACATGATAGCCAACTAATCAGTTGGTACTCCATGCCTAACTCACTAAACCCTAGCAATTGCATACAATTAGATGTTTCAGACTGCTCCTAAAACCAGAAAAAGTTTAGCCATGTTGTGCTTTGAGGAAAGGACACAACACAAGGCTGTAAGATGGAAGAAACATAAAAAGTAGGATTGGTATGATTTAACAAACCTTCTTTAGCCTTAATAGCTTGTTCCATGGACTGAACAACATCTTCAAGCAATGGAACTCCCATCTGGTAGTTTAATGCATTTCCATAACCTTTTAATATAAATAGCTCCAAATCATCGGTCCACTCCAATGAAGAAATCTAAAATGGTTAAGAATGCAAGTTAGCAAGTGTACAGTGTGCAGGAAAACAAACCCAGGTATTGGCAACGCACATGATTTGCACCTATAAGTGGAGAAACAGGAAATAATTGCCACCACGACGGGAAATGCAAACCTAAGCTACATACCTCAGATGGAGTGAACAGATCACAAGCTTGGTCAGTCACATTCAATAAGGATGCTTCCTGCGAAATTGAAAAATTCGAATGAACAATTACTCAGGAATTGATAATCATAAAACAAAGAATGAcaggaaggaaaaagaaaaagagagaagggaagGTGACCAGCGGTCCCATAATATGATCTTACAAAACACCTACTCCCACAAATGATTCGCTAAATAGATAAACCTAGCGCTCCATCTAAGGACCATAATACTCCTCATTCCTCATTCAAATCCTTCCTTTTCCCATCCTTTAGGATTTCCACTGTATCACAGTCTGTGCAATGAATTATACCCTTTGTGTTTGTGAGATTGAGAGCTTTAAGATTATTGTTGGTTTAGGCACCTATGGGTCATACCAATGTTGAACCTGAAGTAATACGTCTGCAATTTTCTTTATGGAACAGAGGACTAAGGATTGAGGGGGGGTTTAGTTCATCCCCTTTTCtccattcttcaaaccaaaaatTTCCCAAATATCGCAGTATCTGAACGGAAGAAACTTTAACCTTTTACACGTTCCCATATTCCATATAAAACTCAATGAATAGGCCCCAAAATACAAGTTTAAACTGAAAAGATATGTATAAGATAAGTGATGATGAGTTTGAAACCAAACTAACTAGACGACTCAGCAACGCCACTCACATCGTTAGAACATAAATTAAACTCCCCAAAATAGAATAACAATATGATTTTTGGGCTTCAAGACGCCTGCAGACAGACCCATTGTTTCCGTTGAGCCCTAAGCGAACAGAGCTGGGCGAAATTCATGAGTGCAACCTACAAGACAGCCCATAGAACTTGAGAAGATTCAATAAACCAATAATCACCTGTTTACACAAATACCAGAGAGAAGATGTATCCTGTCTTGTAAAATTCAGCTCATAACGCCTCCTTAATGCATTGGTGATTTCATCCAAGATAGGTTCCTTGAGCTTATGAACAGCAGGCTCCTGATTTTTTCGGAAGACCTGCATTCAAAGATCTTAGTAATAAAAAACAAAGGTAATGTAAAGTTCCTTTCAAAAAATGCCTCCTCAATGCACAAGTTCATCTATGATAGGTTTCTTATACTTATTAGCAGTAGTCTCCGGATAAAACAAGCTCTAGGAGAGGTATTAGGTTATAGGTAGGTAGTCTTTCACCAAATATGCTTATGTATTTAACTGTGTAGTTATCAAGGAAATAGTAGTGCAGAGAAAAGAGAGGTCCAGATGTGTACCTTGTAATTCTGACAACAATCATGAAATCTCAACACTATATCACTTGCACGGCTTTCACTGGTTACTGCAAAAGCTCGATCACGCCCCGGTCCGAGATTTCCTGTCCCACTAAACAGCCCCATGCCAAATGCTACAGCACTAGCTGATGCACGAGGAATCTATGGACTCGGATAAAATGAACAGAGGTCAACAAGAATATAGAATTGTAGAAGCAaaggaaaattacaaataaCAGACAGTAATATTACATATGGAGATGCGATAATTTGATGGATTAAGAATATCCGTGGGAACTCTTTTTGTATAAATACCCGTGGGAACGCGACTGAACAATATTTACTTTAATGAGGCAGCAGTATAGTACCACCAGTAAATATCATTAGTAAAGCCAACACTTCAATGGCCGGCCCTATGCATGTATGAGATCAGTGGGAGGTGAATAAAAGGTGAAGAATAGCGTGGCCAACCTGGGTTGCCTTTATCACATACACATCTGGATGGTAATCTTCATTAAACAGCTGTGGAAATTTGTCTCTAGTTCTGATCCCCAGATTATActgttcttcttctccttccctgACCAATTCTCCACCCGTGAGCTTCCCTTCCCAAGGAGATTTCCATTCCCAAAACCAGGCTGGAACTTTCTGCTGGGACAACTTCTGCTCTTTTGTATCTTGTAGAAGAACTTCCATACGTGTTGCTAAATCGTTCAactcttttatctttttcttggTAGGAGCACGAGTTCCATGCCTCGCCTGGGATATTGAATTTCACgcatgaaaagaaaattttaccCAGAACAATAAACAAGGGATTGCAAGCCCAACAGCTTGCCAAACAAAGGTTAAGAGGgaggggaaagaaagaaaggtaaAACTGGTATAACATCAAGCTAAGTAAAATAATAGAAACAATACTGGAAGCATTGGAAGATTCCACAGGAACCTTCAGAAAAGTATGCAACAAAATTACGTTTTTGCACTAATGTTGCGAACAAACTCGCGGCTAATTCTCATCTCAGTTTCCTAGTTTCCAGAACACATATAACATATTCATGTGTCAAGGACATAAATGCAGCTAATAAAACAACTTAAGCCATAGATCAACAGAGCAGCTTCTTCTACTTAGACTATTACCAAATAAACAAGAACCACTGAACCacaaaattttcctttcaaGGCAGGAAGCAAAAGAAATGTTGACTACTTGTGTTTTAGAACAATAAGGTGCcgttctgtttttctttttaaaccttctttttcaaaaagaaggtaatttcaagctcaaatataatgaaaatgaaaaataatttttcaattttttttgcaccgtttaaaaaatctcaatgaaatctatcaaacaagatgcatattagtaggaaaattatttgcgtacacatgatttttgagcttgaaattacattcctTTTAAAAAAGTTCATTTTCCGAGAaaccggaacggagcctaacaaGTTTAAGCCCCTCAAAATGTGATAGCGGAACAGGCTATTAACGAAAGTGATCAAAGGCGAGAACTTGAACAAACATGGAGAACTAGACAAGTACCATATAACATAGAGAACTAACAACTAGATATGACACTGCTAGAATAAATATTGTTGCAACATTTTCATACGCACTACGTATTGCTTAATGCAATTTAAGAAATGGTGAATGACACTATGACTGATATTCCATTGACGCGGCGGAAATTCACAAAGTCACAGTATATGATCATATTAACTGACTGGCATTGGCAGTTTGAACATGTAGCAGAGAATTACCACAAGATTCAAATGGATTGGAGTACATTGGTCTGGAATAGTAGAAGGCATTAACACATTGCCAGGGATGTCTTTCACCACATCATACCTGCCAGGAGCAGGAATAACAGATATTCAATCAAACAATTCCATCAATCAGCTAAAAACAAATAATCTACTATTGTGATTCTTCTTCCAAAAACATTGACCTGCTCCTGATAAGTTGACAACAATAGTCGGTAAATGAATGCAAAACAAGAGAACTGGGAAGAAAAGAGATTCATCAAGCCTCTGATTGGGACAATTGAGTTCAAAATGATATTTCAAAACGTTTTCATTACTTGAATATAAGAGAAACCCCACTCCTACCGGATTCCATTGTCCTAGTAACCAAACAAAAGAATTAAATATGATTCATACCTTCCAAATCCATGGCGAATTGCCTTTAAAATCCGCAAGTCGGAAGCAACCAAAAAAACATAATAACAATAAAATGCAAACCCGTTCATTTCAACTACGCTAATCCGAACGCAAATTTACAGACCTAATTCTGCTCAAACACATAACGCACACATACACGTATAATTGTCTCTAAGATCCGCCTTATATCCATCAAGCTGACCCCTGGATTTCTCCGCGACAAAACCCTAAGAATTCGATTTTAGCGTTTGAACAACGCGAAGTACggcaatagagagagagagagagagagagagagagagagagagaggggacctGGTTACAGTGCAGAGATGTTGCCGAAGGTCGAAAGTTTCCTCAGCGTATGAGTATGTGAGTGCAGAGAGCAACAGTAGCAGTAAATTAGCCATCGCCGCCTTCTTCATTTTCtgtctcttctcttctcttctctctctctctctctctctctctctctctctctctgtgagatGATGGCTGTGTGATGATGGAGGGAGTGTGAAAATAACTGGGATATCGCAGCGTATGTATGTGAATTGTTCGTGAATTATGTCTTCAAAAAGAAGACGCCGGCATTGGTATTTCGCGGTACACGGGATCCCCCCAGTCATTTAGTGACACGTGGCATGCAGGTGTGGAATTCCATTGGAAATGGTGTGACCGCATGGCAAACTTTTTCTAGGTCATCTGGGACGTAGATAAATCAGCGGTCAAGATCTactgagtgcaattttgtttaaGGAAAGCAAACAAAACTTAACTCAGATCTGCTTGCTCGGTGTTGCACTGTGAAAAATCTTTGGaagtttttaaaataattaaaaaaaacaaaaatactacaGTACTACAACTTACACCAAATCCACACACCCACACAAAAGTCTGCTGCTCGGTGTGTATTGACTGTGAATTTAGGCGTACTTCTGTGATTAGAATTGAAAAAGCAATTTGCACGGATGCCTGTGCACAAGGCTTCGTGAAGTTCATTTCAAGATTTCCCACAAAATATTCCAAACtgtttatttaaatttaaaatatttttggagtgGTTCTGTAAAAATTCAACTCATCTGGATAACTATAActacttgatccaatcttttaaTTTTACATTCAGATATTACGAATCAAATCTAATTAAAAGTCAgaagattgaaaacaaaaagaaaaagttctgGACTAAATATTCCTCTATTTAAGTATACGCTGCAAAAATAACACCTATTCACTGTATTCATTAACATTTTAGTCATtgaattttaactttttgattTCATTGGGAATATTACTTTTATGTAAACATCTCGActttaacaaaaagaaacaaaatttgccgataaaaaaaaaacacaaaaagtaaAACCATCACAAGCAAATTTTTTAAGCTGCCTAACAAAACCAAGGGAGGGCAGCCTAGGGTTTTACCGAATAGTGTGCAAAACTTGAACAcatgttttgaacttcttaaATATACGTATCATTCTTGAGCAACTTACTTCTCGTCTTTGATGGCCTAACGCTCTTATAATCAAGGTACTCTAGTTTTATTCATGTTTTGGCTCTTTAAATACTCGTTCAAAATTGATCCGGCTAATAACCAAACTAACTTCAAacccattttcaaaatttggtcATTGTCAAAACTTAAATTATACACTGCTTGGCTTGTTCGATTTACTTTATTAGCCCTTTGCCTAATATCCTGGGACACTTGTGTGCTAAAAGTGTCCTATTCTATCAACGTCCTTTTCGTTTCGGGGAGTTGAACTTAAAAGACCCCGTACACCTTGAAATAATGTCACAATCATGTCGAGTTTTCACTCTCAATAATGGTCCTCCTGATACAACGATGTTTCTAATAACAGAAGTCGGAATCACTGATAACGAAATCTGTAGTGCGACAAAAACCCAAGATTATAGTGTCGCCAATCTATTCATGCTCGGTTGTGTGTATAAGGCGGGACCGAGGCCGCGCTAGTGGCCGACCACTCAGCACTAGCTCGACTTTGATCCCTACTACCAAACCGAGAACTGAGCGTGAATGGATCAATCACACCACATCAACGCAACACATGGTGTCAATATTACTCAAAATACTTTCTCAAAACCCAGAAGGTTAGACATCACCGCATCACGAAGGTTTCAAAAGGGTGAACCATTAGGGCCACCACAAATTGATCACGGGGTACCGGCAAGCCACCACACTGCTGCTTCTTCCCAAAATGTCATATTCTTGGGGTAATGGCAGATATGAGGAGTCTAAAACGACAAGGACGATCCCATGTTCTTCCACATTTAACAGTAAATAAAGCAaacaaatgcaaatgaaaatttCTACTCCACAGCATAACAAAGAACTACTTTTCAAAACATGAGCATCCGCAACTGATACTAATATAGATGAGTGAACTAGTCCCAGAAGTCTACCATCAGTACAACATTCTGTAACCAACTGCACCCGAAGATCTAATTCAAAACCTAAAAaacccacacacaaaaaaaaaaaaaaaaaactgcatagAACATCCTCTAAGTCAGCAAACAAAAGAGAACAAGACTACCAGCAGCAGCTTCACCATCAAGCAGCTACTTATGCTTCCTCGTGGAGAAGCATCTGATCGAAGTGCCACACACCTGAAATCCAAGAAACGCAAACTGGTTTTAAATACTGGCGGAAGGCCAAAGAAATGCAGAAGTAAGGCAGAATTTGTTAGAAGAATAGGAGCAAAAAGGGGATCAAGGTTGAAGTGAGAGAAAAGGATACATACCATGTCCTTTGCCCACCCTTCTCAGCTGAGCAACATACTCTGACATCTTCTTAATGGCTTCCACCTGATAGAGAGGAAAAAGATAATAGTCAGTATTCATGCTAATAGGTTCCATAAGTGTATTCGATGGCTGCAAATAATGAAATTTCAGGTAAAAGGGAAATATGGAATTGCAGTTCACCTGTTCCTCCAAGAATTCACTTTCAACAAAATCAGCCAATTGCACATCATTGCTCCTGCTCGCTACCTGTTTTTACACAGATAAGCTTGTAAAATGACCAATTACCTCACCTTGAAACTAAAGTAAAGATAGTAAGCAGCTTCTTACAACACATTACCCAGATGAACTTTTCAATCCTGAGTTCACAAAATCAAACTTCTGAGGACAATATCTCCATAATTCATATGGAACTCCTTAGAAATACTGAAACCTATTTATGGCTACAACAATGACTAAAGCTACTAAGTAAACAAGACAGACAAGAAATATGTCTTACAGCATGCAAGTTCAGAAGTTTTTCATTTGTCAGCTTCTCCAGAGACAGTGCAAGCTCCATAGCTAAATCCACAAATTCGTCACAATTAGTGCCCATTGGAAACGATAGAGGATCTAAAATTAGTGCTTTAGAGTAATAGTTAATGACTTGATGAGCATGAATACATAAATAGACATGTATTGTAAACAAGTAACCGAACAAGTCACAGGACAATTTTAGATAGTAGGTTCAATTTCGCATCACatagtaaaatagtaaaaagaagACCACAAAAAACATACCATACAAAGCATCTCCCTTCTCAGCATGGTCAAACTCAGACAGTGGCATCAGAATCGATTGCAGCTTCACTTTCCCACCTCGTTTGTTCTGACATTTATCAGTGATAAATATTCGGAATCAGTTTTTATACCGAAATGGAAAAACCTACATCCATCTTTTTTGTAAGGGATTAACAAGACTCAGAACTTGATTCATCCAAAACAATTAAAAGCAAGGGGATAATCATAGATGCCAATATCCGAAAACCTGGTACTCCATGAACTTCTCAGCATGTTCTCTTTCCTCTTCACTTGATTCCTTGAAAAACCTGCATTAAACACACCATAAATCAGATCAGACTTGCTCCTGATAAGCactagacaaaaaaaagaaaagaatgtatCGAATTTGAGAATCTAGAAAGATTACTTTGCAAGACCCTTGTGAGCGACGTTGTCTCGGTCAAAGTATGCATACATGGCATGGTACACATACGAGACATTGTATTCAACGCTGTCAACACAACCAAGTACACAGCACATTAGGAaaagagaccaaaaaaaaatcaactattatCAACTAATACTTGTAAGAATTGCAACAGGCCCTTAAAACTAATTGCTCAATCCAAATATAAAAGACCAAAAATGGCACAAAGATAACCATAAACGCACGTGAAACCACAAGGCTTCCTATACCCGTATCGATAaacgcacagagagagagagctcaatAATTACCCACATCTTGTATATCTAGTATATTGACATAAAGGCCCAAAACTGTAGCGGATaggaataatgacaaaaaataatgacATAGATAGGTACATAAAAACTAATCAAGGGTTCCTTACTCTCAAATGACAAAACTATATCATACGGATACAAAGGAATCGAAAGAGAATATACAGAATGTGGGTTATATCTGTTTCACTGCGGTGAAGAAGAATAGAAATCGGGACATGTGCAACAACATACATGTTTAGATtaacaagtatatatataataataataataataataaaaaataccaaaaccgTACCCTGAtgtaaaaaaacacacacactaCACGCACAATCGGcgaaaataaaccaaaatacGTCAAGATTAAAGAGGAGAAACGAAGGAAAACCCACTTGATCTGTTCGTTGATAGCGGCCTCACAGTCATCGGAGTACTTGTGGCGAGCGAGAGAGGCCTGAGGGAGAGTAGGCACGAGCATGAGCTCCTTCTTCAGCTCTTCAAAGGGCTCGAACACGACCCCCGTCAGCGGCTTGCTGTTCGCAGCGCCCTTGGTCGCGAAAACCACCAACCCATGTCCAGTAGCACTCTTTGAAGCAGAGGAGGAGGACCCAAAGG carries:
- the LOC131320590 gene encoding uncharacterized protein LOC131320590 isoform X6 — encoded protein: MKKAAMANLLLLLLSALTYSYAEETFDLRQHLCTVTRYDVVKDIPGNVLMPSTIPDQCTPIHLNLVARHGTRAPTKKKIKELNDLATRMEVLLQDTKEQKLSQQKVPAWFWEWKSPWEGKLTGGELVREGEEEQYNLGIRTRDKFPQLFNEDYHPDVYVIKATQIPRASASAVAFGMGLFSGTGNLGPGRDRAFAVTSESRASDIVLRFHDCCQNYKVFRKNQEPAVHKLKEPILDEITNALRRRYELNFTRQDTSSLWYLCKQEASLLNVTDQACDLFTPSEISSLEWTDDLELFILKGYGNALNYQMGVPLLEDVVQSMEQAIKAKEEGLAPGTYEKARMRFAHAETLLPFSCLLGLFLEGSDFERIQKEQPLEPPPKLPQRRNWRGSEVAPFAGNNMLVLYSCPDNSSSKYFVQVLHNEHPVPMPGCDNSDVCPYEVFKEKIVAPHLKHNYNTLCNLKSEEPEQMSLTT
- the LOC131320590 gene encoding uncharacterized protein LOC131320590 isoform X5, producing the protein MKKAAMANLLLLLLSALTYSYAEETFDLRQHLCTVTRYDVVKDIPGNVLMPSTIPDQCTPIHLNLVARHGTRAPTKKKIKELNDLATRMEVLLQDTKEQKLSQQKVPAWFWEWKSPWEGKLTGGELVREGEEEQYNLGIRTRDKFPQLFNEDYHPDVYVIKATQIPRASASAVAFGMGLFSGTGNLGPGRDRAFAVTSESRASDIVLRFHDCCQNYKVFRKNQEPAVHKLKEPILDEITNALRRRYELNFTRQDTSSLWYLCKQEASLLNVTDQACDLFTPSEISSLEWTDDLELFILKGYGNALNYQMGVPLLEDVVQSMEQAIKAKEEGLAPGTYEKARMRFAHAETLLPFSCLLGLFLEGSDFERIQKEQPLEPPPKLPQRRNWRGSEVAPFAGNNMLVLYSCPDNSSSKYFVQVLHNEHPVPMPGCDNSDVCPYEVFKEKIVAPHLKHNYNTLCNLKSEEPEQMSLTNAG
- the LOC131320594 gene encoding ferritin-2, chloroplastic-like encodes the protein MALRAAPAFSILNPKGVSNSLLSPFGSSSSASKSATGHGLVVFATKGAANSKPLTGVVFEPFEELKKELMLVPTLPQASLARHKYSDDCEAAINEQINVEYNVSYVYHAMYAYFDRDNVAHKGLAKFFKESSEEEREHAEKFMEYQNKRGGKVKLQSILMPLSEFDHAEKGDALYAMELALSLEKLTNEKLLNLHAVASRSNDVQLADFVESEFLEEQVEAIKKMSEYVAQLRRVGKGHGVWHFDQMLLHEEA
- the LOC131320590 gene encoding uncharacterized protein LOC131320590 isoform X3, translating into MKKAAMANLLLLLLSALTYSYAEETFDLRQHLCTVTRYDVVKDIPGNVLMPSTIPDQCTPIHLNLVARHGTRAPTKKKIKELNDLATRMEVLLQDTKEQKLSQQKVPAWFWEWKSPWEGKLTGGELVREGEEEQYNLGIRTRDKFPQLFNEDYHPDVYVIKATQIPRASASAVAFGMGLFSGTGNLGPGRDRAFAVTSESRASDIVLRFHDCCQNYKVFRKNQEPAVHKLKEPILDEITNALRRRYELNFTRQDTSSLWYLCKQEASLLNVTDQACDLFTPSEISSLEWTDDLELFILKGYGNALNYQMGVPLLEDVVQSMEQAIKAKEEGLAPGTYEKARMRFAHAETLLPFSCLLGLFLEGSDFERIQKEQPLEPPPKLPQRRNWRGSEVAPFAGNNMLVLYSCPDNSSSKYFVQVLHNEHPVPMPGCDNSDVCPYEVFKEKIVAPHLKHNYNTLCNLKSEEPEQMSLTSKLSEMLHSHRSNDPQSTKVEL
- the LOC131320590 gene encoding uncharacterized protein LOC131320590 isoform X4, with the translated sequence MKKAAMANLLLLLLSALTYSYAEETFDLRQHLCTVTRYDVVKDIPGNVLMPSTIPDQCTPIHLNLVARHGTRAPTKKKIKELNDLATRMEVLLQDTKEQKLSQQKVPAWFWEWKSPWEGKLTGGELVREGEEEQYNLGIRTRDKFPQLFNEDYHPDVYVIKATQIPRASASAVAFGMGLFSGTGNLGPGRDRAFAVTSESRASDIVLRFHDCCQNYKVFRKNQEPAVHKLKEPILDEITNALRRRYELNFTRQDTSSLWYLCKQEASLLNVTDQACDLFTPSEISSLEWTDDLELFILKGYGNALNYQMGVPLLEDVVQSMEQAIKAKEEGLAPGTYEKARMRFAHAETLLPFSCLLGLFLEGSDFERIQKEQPLEPPPKLPQRRNWRGSEVAPFAGNNMLVLYSCPDNSSSKYFVQVLHNEHPVPMPGCDNSDVCPYEVFKERIVAPHLKHNYNTICNMKMEEPEQTSLTSTGGAKI